The region TACAGAAATTGTTGCATGATAGTGATGTTGTCAGAAGGATCGTGATGTTAGTGTGCCAAGATGTCAGTCACCATGACCCCTTGGTGACCAACATGGTACACTGGAGCGTAGTTACATGGAGTCATCTGCTGGCTTGTAACGCTATGAGAGTTGCACACATATTTGTAACCGGAATATAGCGGTGGCTCACGTTACATTACCTTTTTAAGGTGGTGCAAGACACAAGCGGGGCCTATGAAGCTACCACGCTAGGCAAGTCATGCATGCACGGGTGCGGATCGCTTCCCCATGATTCGTAGCAGTCTACTGCTACGGGCTAGAGCATACATGCTAGGTGAAAGAGGTCACGTACACACTCACCTTCACCGCATCCACCTGTCGTGCTAGTAGCTACAAGGTTGTCTGTTTATCGCAGCACACGCGTCTAATCGTAAATCCCCCACATGCCGGCATCGGTACCAGCCACAGCTGCTCTAGCTTAATGCTGAACACCAACGTGGCTCCCTCCCGTTTCGTCAAGCTATTCTTCGCCGCAGTCGCTCTCTTCATTGCAACGACAGCCGTCCTGGCTTCCATTCGAATCGGCGGGCGCTACCCCTCAATTCTGCAATACGTCAAACCTCGTCCCCTGCAGAGTCCTTTGTATACACAACCGTTTCGACCCCTCACCAACTCCAGCATGGCGCCTTCGAAATACAAGTCGCCGCCGCAGCTGCCGCCCAAGTTCACGGCTACCCGCCAGAGCTTGATTGACGATGCGAAGAGGCTGGTATGTTGAAGCTTTCCCCCTTCTTCCGCATAGATCCGCCGCTGACACGGCCTAGATCGAGAGATCCCGAAGTGTTCAAGATGCAGTTGTTCGAGACGTCAAGCCCGAAAGCGCCACCTTTGCCAATGCTATCCTTCCAATTGCCCGCGATGACAACAAAATGGCCATTGAATCCCATGTTCTTGGCTTCTACAACGCCGTTTCCACGAGCAAGGACCTGCGCGATGCATCCAGCGAGGTGGAGCAGATGCTTGACGACTTTGGCATCGAGTCATCCATGCGCGAGGATGTCTTCAACCTCGTCGATGCTGTGTTGAAGAAGGACGAGCAACTGGACCCAGAGTCTCGGCGCTTGCTGGAGAAGGACCATAAGACCTTCATTCGTAATGGGCTTAGTCTGCCTGCGGGTCCAAAGAGGAACAGATTCAAGGAAATCAAGCAGCGACTGAGCACAATTGGCATCGCTTTCCAGAAGAACCTTAATGAGGAGAACGGGGGCTTGTGGTTTACACCAGAGGAGTTGCACGGTGTACCGGAGGATGTCCTTTCGGGTCTGAAGAAGGGTGAGGGCGAAAACGAGGGCAAGATCTTCTTGACCTTCAAGTATCCCGATCTCTTCCCAACGCTGAAATACGCTACCAACCCGGAGACGCGGATGAAGTTGTCTGTTGCAAACGAGAACAAGTGCAACGACAACGTAGCCCTGTTCAGGGAGGCCGTCCTCCTCCGCGATGAGGCAGCCCGTATCCTTGGCTATGATAACCATGCCCAGTTCAGGATCGAAGATAAGATGGCGAAGACTCCTAAGACGGTAAACGACTTCCTTGGTGATTTGCGCACCAAACTCGCGCCGggcggaaagaaggagaTCAAGAAATTGATCGAGTTGAAGAAGCAGGACGTGGCAGCAAATGGGTTGACGGGCCCATTGTCTGAAGACTACTATCTGTGGGACCACAGATACTACGACCGCTTGATGCTGGAGAAGGACTACCAGTTGGACCACCAGGTCATCGCTGAGTACTTCCCTCTGCAGCCCACCATCGAGGGTATGCTGAAGATCTTTGAGGAGCTCTTTGGCCTGGTCTTTATAAGCATTGCTGGCGAGGAAGAAAGGGCGGCCCTTGCAGATGGCGGCAAGGGTTCGGACATTGTCTGGCACGAGGATGTGCAAGTCTTCAGCGTTTGGGACGACGAGGGCGAAGGTGCTGGCTTTGTCGGCTACCTCTATCTTGATCTCCACCCGCGAGGTACGTAATCACACCATCAACAGGCGAATAGTGGGAGTTTGTCACGTGTCGAGTGCGCCATTCCCGATCGGGATAGTACTTGGTCACATGACACGACGTTCACTAACTGCATCCCCTCCCTTTGTAAAGATTTGCTAACATTTCCAAAGAGGGCAAGTACGGCCACGCCGCAAACTTCAACCTCCAGCCTGGCTACATTGACGAGAATGGCAAGAGAAGATATCCCGCTACGGCGCTGGTGTGCAATTTCTCGAAGCcaacgaagaagaagccatCATTGTTGAAGCACGACGAAGTCGTTACCTTGTTCCACGAACTAGGCCACGGTATTCATGACCTAGTTTCCCGAACAACCTACTCTCGTTTCCACGGCACCAACACTGTTCGTGACTTTGTCGAGGCACCATCGCAAATGCTGGAGAACTGGTGCTGGACTCCATCTCAACTTCGCGCTCTATCGCACCACTACTCTTACCTCTCCGCCGACTACGAGAAGGAGTATCTTGAGTCATCGGGTGCCGATAAGAAGCCATCCGAGAAGATTCCCGGATCGCTGGTAGCCAAGTTGATCTCGACCAAGCACGTCAACGATGCTCTGTTCAACCTGAGGCAGCTGCACTTTGGTACTTTCGACATGACTGTCCACGAGCCTGCTAGTCACGAGGAGCTGGAGAAGATGGACATCACTGAGAAGTACAACTCTTTGAGACACGAAATCAGTCAGCTCAAGGGCCCTGAATCATTGGAGGGCGAGAAGAAGGGTGACTGGCACTGGGGTAACGGTCAGGCTACATTCGGCCACTTGATCGGTGGTTATGACGCTGGGTATGACGAATTCCACCTCTTTACAGTGGGATTCTTGCTAACAATCACAGTTACTACGGCTACCTCTCATCCCAAGTCTACTCCACAGACATGTTCTACTCCGTCTTCAAATCCGACCCCATGAACGGAAAGGAAGGCAGGCGATACCGCCACACCGTCCTCGAGCGCGGTGGCTCAAAGGAGGAAATGGACATCCTAGAGGAGTTCCTCGGCCGCAAACCTCAAACCGATGCCTTCTACAAGGAACTTGGCATTTCTCAGTAGAACGAGAGCAATGTGCGGGTGTCGGAGTCTTGGAAACGCGAAGACTGGGAGCGTGGCTTCATCGTGGATGCGGATATCATGGGAAATGACTGGTGGTGGACTGAAGACGTGGATCAGGATGAGTATTGCAGTCAGCGCTCCATCGCCCAGGTACGGATGGATGGGTGGAGTAAAGATCTTGCAAGGTAGTTTAGGCATGCTGTTCATGATGCTGACGGTTGGGTGGATACTGGGACGTGGTGAAGCTCGACTCTTGTGTCTGGGTGTGGTATAGACGCCAGCGTAGGGAGTATTGCTAATGCACTATCAATAAACAAATCCGGTTTGAATAAGAAATCCGCGTTTCTTCAGATACTCGGTATGTGAAAGTCACTCCCACCTTCCTTCCGTTTCCCTCGTATCTGCCAAACATCCTCATCCTTTAAAGATGACTGTATTTGGCAAAGTATAACAAGACTCACTTATTCCCATTATCATTTCCTTGCCTTCAAAAAGCATATCACGAAGCATTCGAATCACTCCAGGCAAAGAACATGATTTTAACGTTGAATAAATTCATATCCCCTTCCCTACCACCACCATGACCATCTATCCAACATCTACCCTTCCACACCCCACAAACCCATTCACACCCTCCCCTTCCCCCGACTCGGACTATCCATCCAATTCTGCGTAAACCcatcctcgtcatcatcCTGATCCACATCCCCCAGATCAATGCCCGTAACACCATCTacatcatcatcgtcatcatcaccatcagGTTCCTTCCCCGGCGTCCACACGGGACTAGTAGCAATACGGGGTCTACTTTTAAACACGCGGTCGTAATCCACTTCATCACTGAACAATTGTTCCGTGGGAGTACGTTCAATATTATCTgcgtcatcgtcgtcgtcgtcgcctAGGTTCTCCATGGATCTGCGAGTGCGGGGAGTGGTGCCGAATTGGTTTACAGGAAACAAGCTCGAACGGCTAGTTTTGCGTGTTTGATTATTTGCTTGGTCGGGGCGGGGGTGGTTGGATTGTTGGGTGGCGAGCATGCTGAGGCGTGTGCGTTCGAGGAGGGTGGCTTGTCGGTCGGTGTCTTCCGGGAGGGATGGTGGACCCATGGTGGAGGGTAAGGGGAGGTCTGGGGATTCCGGGACGGCTTCGTACGAGTTTGTGCGCGCCATTGTCATGCGTGTGCGCTCCATGAGGGAGAGAGACATTCGTGGTTGTGGCTTTTTGACGGGGGAGGGCGTTGCTTCGCCGATGGAGTTTATGATTTGGTCGGCTAGGGCTTCTTCGGCGTCAAGGACTGGTGGGTCGAAGGTAGGGATTGACGGTTGAGATGAATAGCTGGACGACACTGCCGGTACGGGTTCAGGCGATGCTTCTTGCTGTGTCTCCTCTGTAGTTTCGGAGATAAGTGTCTCGTCAATTGGGTCAGAAGTAGGCGGTATAGATCTAGATACAGGTGAGGCCTCGTGTGGTGTTCCAACTGAAGACTCAACAGTATCTGAAGTGGGTGCTGTGCTGGGAATCAAAGTTGCATCCGAGTCGATTGGTGTA is a window of Pyrenophora tritici-repentis strain M4 chromosome 2, whole genome shotgun sequence DNA encoding:
- a CDS encoding thimet oligopeptidase is translated as MAPSKYKSPPQLPPKFTATRQSLIDDAKRLIERSRSVQDAVVRDVKPESATFANAILPIARDDNKMAIESHVLGFYNAVSTSKDLRDASSEVEQMLDDFGIESSMREDVFNLVDAVLKKDEQLDPESRRLLEKDHKTFIRNGLSLPAGPKRNRFKEIKQRLSTIGIAFQKNLNEENGGLWFTPEELHGVPEDVLSGLKKGEGENEGKIFLTFKYPDLFPTLKYATNPETRMKLSVANENKCNDNVALFREAVLLRDEAARILGYDNHAQFRIEDKMAKTPKTVNDFLGDLRTKLAPGGKKEIKKLIELKKQDVAANGLTGPLSEDYYLWDHRYYDRLMLEKDYQLDHQVIAEYFPLQPTIEGMLKIFEELFGLVFISIAGEEERAALADGGKGSDIVWHEDVQVFSVWDDEGEGAGFVGYLYLDLHPREGKYGHAANFNLQPGYIDENGKRRYPATALVCNFSKPTKKKPSLLKHDEVVTLFHELGHGIHDLVSRTTYSRFHGTNTVRDFVEAPSQMLENWCWTPSQLRALSHHYSYLSADYEKEYLESSGADKKPSEKIPGSLVAKLISTKHVNDALFNLRQLHFGTFDMTVHEPASHEELEKMDITEKYNSLRHEISQLKGPESLEGEKKGDWHWGNGQATFGHLIGGYDAGYYGYLSSQVYSTDMFYSVFKSDPMNGKEGRRYRHTVLERGGSKEEMDILEEFLGRKPQTDAFYKELGISQ